The genome window GGATCGCGAAGCGCCTGTACAGAAGCCATGGCATTCCTCCCTTGCATGGTCCAACAGTTGTTCGAGTACCACCCGGCCCAATGAAAATCCAATTATTTCCAGTGGCAAAAAACACGCCCTGTTCCACGGCAGGTTTATAACCTTTTCAGCAGTTATAACCTTTGCGCATGAAAGGGCCATGAGGATATATTGATAATAGAACGGGGATCCCTCTTCAACCAGGGAAGGGTAATGACAGTTCGCCGACGCAGAAACACGAAAAACCTCTATGTGGTCAAGTCTGCCAACCAGAAGCTCCAGCAATTCGAGCCCAAAAGCCAGACCGAGACCAAGAGTATCTATGTGCTCCGCACCAACGAGGAGATCGTCAACAAGTATTGTTCAATCATCTACAACTTCGTCGACACCAACGGCGTCTTCCTGCTGGTGACCGACGACAAGCTCTTCTACCAAAGCTTCAAGACGGCCATCTCCTATGAACTGGGAATCGAGCTGGATTTCATCCGGGTCACCAGCGACCTGGACAAGGCCAAGCATTTCATCGACTTCTACAAGGAAAACGGGCTGAAGCCGCTCATCTTTCTGGAATACTCCCTGCGAAACCAGTTCACGGCCCCGGTCCTCAAATACTTCAAGGAGCACCACCCGGACGTGCACGTCATCGTACTCTGCAAGAACGTGCCCCGAAAACGGCTTTTCCAGTTTCACGAGGAAGGTGCCGACAGCTACCTGGCAAAGCCGGCAAGCGCCAACGAAATCGTCAAGAAAATCGCATTCATCCTCCGTCCTCACAGCGAGATAGAAGCCATGCTCGACGACGGCCGGGCCTGCCTGCGCGACAACCGTTTCGAGGAAGCGGCCGCAATCGCCAACGAGATCCTGCACAAGCGCCCCGGTCATCCGCCCGGCCTGGTCCTGCTGGGGGATGCCTTCAAGGGTATGGCGAAGCGGGAACTGGCCCTGCGGGCCTACACCAATGCGGAAAAAGGGGCGAAGATGTACCTGGATCCGCTCAAGCGCCTGGTGGCCTTCCACGAAGAGGACAGCAACCGCAACGAGATGCTCAAGTATCTCAAAAAGCTGGACCACCTCTCGCCCCACAACTGCAACCGCAAGATCCACATTGCCGAAGTCCACATGGGCATGGGTAACGCCGAGGCCGCAGAGGAATATCTGGACCAGGCCTTGGAGTCCGCCCAGAAGGAGGCCTTTTCAATCGTCAGCGAAATGGCCCTGGATATCGCGGAAAAGGCAAAGAACTGGAGCCCGGACCTGGCCATTAAATACTACAGGAAAAGCCTCCAATACATAAAGGATTCCCCGGGCAACACCCGCATGGACATCTTCAACCGCCTGGGGATAGCCCTGCGCAAGGAAGGCATGTGGACCGAGGCTGTCGAGGCCTACTCGGAAGCGGAAAAACTTGCGCCAAGGGATGAGAACATCCAGTACAACAAGGCGGTCGCCTATTATGAGGGAGGCGAACACAAACAGGCCTACAGCAATGTCCAGAAGGCCCTGAGGCTGAATCCGGAATTCTTCGTGGACAAGCCGGATATCGGTTTCCAGATCGGTGCCATCTGCCAGGAACTGGACAAACCCAAGGAAGCGCTCAAATTCTACAAGGCTGTTCAGGCCATGAATCCCACCTTCAGGAATGTGGGGATGGTCATCAAGAAGCTGGAAAGGACGGCCCAAAATGGTTGAGAACCGCAAACACGAACGAATTGAGCTCTTCAAGCCGCTGATATGCCATTTCAACATGGCCAACGGAAACACGACCTTCTGTTCGCTCAAAAACATCTCGTTGAGCGGGGCTCTTGTCGAATGCCGCCCCAACTGGGCCATGGACGAGCTCGAACCGGGCATCGCCGTCCAGCTCGTGGAATGCACGCCCCGGGAAAACGCCCTGTTTAACGCCGTCACAGGAATGCTCGTATGGAGCTACAAGAACTATTATGGAATCGAATTCGACGATCAGCTTTCCATGTCCACCGAAAAACTGACCCAATGGCTCACCCAGAACGGATTCATCTCATGAGAACTGCTACTTGAGAATGCCCGCCCGTGCCTGTTCCAGCATGGAATCGACCATGGCCTGGTGCTTGGAGCTGTGTATGGAAGGTAGGTATTCATCCGAAAGGAACGACCAGACCAGCCGCGCAATGGCCGGTGAGGCTATGGCCGTGTAGGAGTTGAAGGATTCTTCATATTTATTCTGCATCTTGCTGCGGAAACTGCCGCTGCCGGTCATGTCGAAAACCACATCCACTCCCACGCCGATCTGAATCAGGCCGTCGAGATCCACAACCTTGATGCCTTTTTCCTCGGCCAGCTGCCGCCCCGGCGTATCCTTCACTTCCAGGACACAGACCACATTGAGCCCGCAATCGCTTTCAAGAACCTGTTCGAGAAAAAGGGTGCCGATCCGTCCCAAACCGGCAATGGCGATATTGTGTTCTTCTGTCATCGGATCCCCGCTTGATTGATGGAAACAGACAAATTAGCGATACACGGACCAAAGGCCGAGGTAAATTATTGATTTCAATCGCCCGCCATTGACAGACGCCCTCCTTTTGAGGAAAGTCGCCGCAAAAGAAGGAGGTGGCCCATCAATCTTCAAGACAGCATCTCACGTGCGCGCAAGCTCTCCCGCGAGCAGGGAACGGACATGGTCGTCGGAAAGGACGAAAGCGGCATGTGGGTCATTCTTCCCATCGACGACAGTTCGTCCGACCTGCTGCAGCCAAGCGTCATGGTCAACGGCAACGGCCTGAAATACCCGGAAGACCACGAAGTGGTCACCAGTCTCATTTCACGACAATAACCCCGCTCTTCTCTTCCAAAATCCAAGGCCCGCTCCGGGCGTCACCAGGCCCGGTTGTCATTGGGCACAAAAAAGAAATCCACCCGGCGATTGGCCTGGCGGTTGGCCTCGGTCGTGCTGGGCAACAGGGGCTTGGCACTGGCAAAGCCCACCGCCTTCATGCGCTGGGGCGGGATATCCGAATGCCCGACGATCCAGCGCAGACAGGCTGCGGCCCGGGCCGCGGAAAGCTCCCAGTTGGATTTATAGGGGCCGGACTCGGGGTTTTCCCCGTCTGTATGCCCCCGGATAACCAGATTGAAATCGGTCTTTTTCAGGGAATCCACCACGCCATGAAGCACCTTGTCGGCCGATGGGCCGAGCCGTGCGGATCCGGGTGCGAACAGGGCGCTGTTGCTGACCCGAAACATGACCCCGGATTTCTCGTGGCTGACCCGGGCAGCCTTGGTGAGATCCCGCGACCGGATAAGTTCCCGAAGTCGATCCCCGATCTCCACCATCTCCTTGCTCTTGGCCTGCCGGTCCTCGAACTTGAACCGGGTATCGCTGTAGGGAGCGGACAAGGCTCCCTTGTCCTCCTTCTGAACCCCCAGCGCCTCGGTAATGGACCCCATCATGATCTTGAAATTGGTGATGTCCTGGTTGGTGAAGGAAAGCAACAGCACGAAAAAGCACAGCAGCAAAGTGACCATGTCCGCGAAGGTGGCCATCCAGGGAGGAATGCCCTCCTCGGCGGGCGGCGGCGTCGGCGGTTTCTTGGGAGGCGGAATCTCCAGTTTCTTCTTGTCTTGGGCTGCCATGGTCTTCCCGCCTACCACGCGTCGCGCTGAGGCATATGCAGATAAAATTCCACCCGCTGATTCTTGCGCCTGTTTTCATCGGAATCATTAGGGACCGCCGGACGCGTATCCGCATAACCGACGGCCTTGGCCTTCTTGACGGGGAAATCTCCCTTTTTCAGGATGTAATCCAGGGCAACGGCGGCGCGGGCCGCGGAAAGTTCCCAGTTCGAAGGATATGCCTTGGTGGATATGGGGCGGTCGTCGCTGTGTCCGCGCACCACCAGGTTGAGGTCGTAATCCTTGAGCACCTGGACTATTTTATCGAGAATCTTGCCTGCATCCCTCTTGAGGGTGGCGGTTCCCGGCTCGAACAGGCGGGCAGCCTCGGTGCTGAACACCACGCCGTCCCGGTCGGACGTCACCCCGGTACCCTCGAGGATTTCCGCATCTTCCTTGTCGAGCAGGGACTTGATGCGCATGATGACGCCAAGAAAGACCCGCTCGTCGTGCGATATGCGGGCAACGGCCTTCTTGGCCTCCTTGCTCGTGCTGATGAGCTCCATATCCTCCGCCTTGGCCCGGATCTCGCGAACACCGAAGGCCCCCTTGATGGAGCCCATGGCATCCCGGAACTTTTCGACATCCTGATTGGCAAAGGAGAGGAGCAGCACGAAGAAACACAGCAGAAGCGTGACCATGTCGGCGAACGTGGCCATCCACGGCGGCAGCCCCTCGTCCTCGGGCGGCGGAACCGATTTCTTGGTTTCTATGACTTCTTCCAGTTCAGCGGCCATATCGCCCCCGGGCTATCCTTCGCGCAGGGCGGGTGCAAGGAAGGCCTGCAGCTTGTCCTTAACCACCGAGGGATGTTCCCCCTTCTGCACGGAGGCAACCCCCTCGATCATGATCTGCATGAACAGGGAGTCCTCTTCGGATCGCTCCTCGAGCTTCTTGGCAATGGGAATGAAGACCACGTTGGCCAAGACCGCGCCGTAAAAGGTCGTCAGCAGGGCCACGGCCATGGCCGGGCCGATGGAAGAGGGATCATCCAGGTTCTGGAGCATGTTCACCAGGCCGATAAGAGTACCGATCATGCCGAAGGCCGGGGCCATCATGCCCATGCCCTTGAAGACGCCCTGCCCCTGGCGGTGCCGCTGCTTCATGAAATCCAGCTCGATCTCCATGACCGACCGGACCAGGGCCTCGCTGGAGCCGTCCGCCACCAGCAGGATTCCCTTTTTCAAATAGTCGTCTTCAATGGGAACCTTTTCGAGGGCCACCAGACTTTCCTTGCGGGCCTTTTCCGCCAGCGCGGTAATGTTCCTGATGATCTCGTTGGGGTCCCGCGACTTGAAAAACAGGGTCTTCATGGCCACCTTGACCGTGCCGATAATCGCCTTGAGGGGAAACATGACGAAAGTGGCCGCAAAGGTGCCGCCGATAACCACGACCACCGAGGGAATATCCACGAACCCTCCGGGGTTCCCCCCCAGAAGAATGGTCGTGACAATCAGGCCGAAGCCCCCCACAAGTCCTATTAACGTTGCGATATCCATAAAAAAATCACTTTACTTTTGAAGAAGGCGCCACTTTTACTTCATCTTCGTCGAAGTAAAAAACGACATCCTCATATTCGTCATCCACCTTCAGATAAGCGCTCCCGATACTTATCTCCGCTCCTGGCTTCACTTTTCCGGGAACCAGCACCCTGCACTTGTGAATATGTTCCGTACGGTTGATGGTTGCCCACAACCGCCGTTTTCTTTTTCGTATCTTCTGCAGCTCCGCCCTGGCCTCCTCCAGTATGGGCCGGAACTCCGTGGCAAAATACCCGCCCCGCGCGACCTGGGTTTCGGCGTGCTGCACTGCCTGGAGCTCACTTTCCAGGCGGCGGTCAAGCTCCATGTCCGCATAAAGCAACCCGGGGTGATACCCCAGGGTGACGCTCATCTCGGCTCCCATGCCGCCGCCGAGCTGCTCGCCGACATACACATAATCCCTAGCGTAGACCTCGCAGCCTATCATGCGGCTGCCCACAACAAGCTTGTCCCCGGCAAAGACCTTGCTGTGCAGCAAGGCTCCCCGCACCATGACGTTGCCGCCGGCCTTGACCGTTGCGTATTCGCAGAAGGCCAGCTTCATGTCGCTTCCGGACTCGAGAAAGGCCTCGCCTCCCCCCTTGACCCCGGACCGGCAGGAAAGGGTCTCCAAGGCATGCACCCTTGCACCCTGGACATGCCCTTCAATATCGATGTTCCGCGCCTTCAGGCTGAAACCGGTATTGACCATGCCAAATACATTCAGGTTGGCGACAAAGTCGATATTGCCGGTGCTGAAATCGACATCCTTCCTGACGTTCAATGTCTGCCGGACACTGATGAGACCTTCCTCATAAAAGACGAAACCGTCACGGGCCGCGTAGAGCTTGCCGGGCTCGGCCGTCTTCGTGCCGGTTCCGCGTCCCGCGGGAACCGACATGTCCTCCTGTACGAAACGGGAGTCAACGGCGTCGCGGGAAGAATCGTCCAACTCAACGACCTCGGCCAGCAGGTCCCCGCTGTTCACGTTCTGGACATAACTGAGTTCATAATGATCCACACTGCCGTCTTCCATTTCCATGGGAGCAAGCTTGGTGTGATCAAAATCTGGATCGAAATAGTGTTTCAAATAGTACGTCATAAGGAACGCGTATCCGGATGCAGGCCGATGGATGTCAATATCACTAAAAAATAAAAGGAATTAAGAGGGTATGTGTGTTCATTATGTGAATTATTACATTCAAAACCATTCGTCAATGGAGGTATTATTTCCCGAATGATTTTATTTGTCGAAAAAAGCCTTCCATTTCAGGCAGCAAGCATAAAAAAAGCCGGCTAAAAAGCCGGCCTTCGATTCCTTTTTCTAACAAGTAATTCAGAATTCTTCCTTGGGATAATACAAGGGGCAGGAACTCCCCACCTCAAACCTGATCAAATTTTGCCGAGGGATCCAGTCCTTATCCTCCAAAGGTGATTTTTTTCCCGTCACATGCTCGATCCCCGCCACTCCCAAAATCGTCAGAACCACGATGAACAGCAATATCCGCATCAACAACACTCCTAGGGAATAATTTTCACACCGCCATCCTAAGCAAGTTGCATTCCAGAACCCAACATTACAAACCCGCAAAGTATGAAGAAGCCCATATTAATGCATTCCTTATTTTAAGAAAAAAAGTAATCAATAGCAGTATATTAAATTTTTCCTATAAAAACTCTAGACTTTAATCCTACTCCCAAGCCTTGGAATAAAGTGTCACACCGGACAGGATGAAACGCCTAAAAATCCGCCAAGGCAACAAAAAGGATCCCTCCCCTAAAGAAATTCGCACATGAGCCGATAACATTAACGACAGCCACTGAATTGCTGGGGAGTATTCAGGGAAAACCAGGGAGGGAGAACCATGAATATCCCGGAAATCAAAACCGACGTGAAGCCTGCCGTACGCGCAGATGAGAACACCGTCGTCAGGACCGACGGCAAGTCTGTCTCGCCCCGGTCCGGCGTTCAGGAAAATTATGTCGTCGACAAGATAGAAAAGACGAATGGCGAGCAAAAGCAACAAGCCCGGCTCAACAAGAAGACCGCAACAGACGTTGCCAAGCAGGCCGAATCCGAACTCGCGTCCCAGAACCTCAAGCTGAAGTTCAACGTCATTGAGGAAAACAACACCATCCAGGTGGAAGTTCGGGATGCCGACGACAAGGTCATCAAGAAAATTCCGGCGGACGACATCGTCAAGCTGACCAAATCCATCCGCGAGCACTTCCCGGGCAGTTTCGTGGACAAGACCTTCTAAGCCCGCCCGCAATACGAAGCATGACGCCGCAGTGTCACCACTGCGGCGTTTTATTATCT of Salidesulfovibrio onnuriiensis contains these proteins:
- a CDS encoding tetratricopeptide repeat protein, coding for MTVRRRRNTKNLYVVKSANQKLQQFEPKSQTETKSIYVLRTNEEIVNKYCSIIYNFVDTNGVFLLVTDDKLFYQSFKTAISYELGIELDFIRVTSDLDKAKHFIDFYKENGLKPLIFLEYSLRNQFTAPVLKYFKEHHPDVHVIVLCKNVPRKRLFQFHEEGADSYLAKPASANEIVKKIAFILRPHSEIEAMLDDGRACLRDNRFEEAAAIANEILHKRPGHPPGLVLLGDAFKGMAKRELALRAYTNAEKGAKMYLDPLKRLVAFHEEDSNRNEMLKYLKKLDHLSPHNCNRKIHIAEVHMGMGNAEAAEEYLDQALESAQKEAFSIVSEMALDIAEKAKNWSPDLAIKYYRKSLQYIKDSPGNTRMDIFNRLGIALRKEGMWTEAVEAYSEAEKLAPRDENIQYNKAVAYYEGGEHKQAYSNVQKALRLNPEFFVDKPDIGFQIGAICQELDKPKEALKFYKAVQAMNPTFRNVGMVIKKLERTAQNG
- a CDS encoding PilZ domain-containing protein, translating into MVENRKHERIELFKPLICHFNMANGNTTFCSLKNISLSGALVECRPNWAMDELEPGIAVQLVECTPRENALFNAVTGMLVWSYKNYYGIEFDDQLSMSTEKLTQWLTQNGFIS
- a CDS encoding OmpA/MotB family protein, whose translation is MAAQDKKKLEIPPPKKPPTPPPAEEGIPPWMATFADMVTLLLCFFVLLLSFTNQDITNFKIMMGSITEALGVQKEDKGALSAPYSDTRFKFEDRQAKSKEMVEIGDRLRELIRSRDLTKAARVSHEKSGVMFRVSNSALFAPGSARLGPSADKVLHGVVDSLKKTDFNLVIRGHTDGENPESGPYKSNWELSAARAAACLRWIVGHSDIPPQRMKAVGFASAKPLLPSTTEANRQANRRVDFFFVPNDNRAW
- a CDS encoding flagellar motor protein MotB, coding for MAAELEEVIETKKSVPPPEDEGLPPWMATFADMVTLLLCFFVLLLSFANQDVEKFRDAMGSIKGAFGVREIRAKAEDMELISTSKEAKKAVARISHDERVFLGVIMRIKSLLDKEDAEILEGTGVTSDRDGVVFSTEAARLFEPGTATLKRDAGKILDKIVQVLKDYDLNLVVRGHSDDRPISTKAYPSNWELSAARAAVALDYILKKGDFPVKKAKAVGYADTRPAVPNDSDENRRKNQRVEFYLHMPQRDAW
- a CDS encoding motility protein A translates to MDIATLIGLVGGFGLIVTTILLGGNPGGFVDIPSVVVVIGGTFAATFVMFPLKAIIGTVKVAMKTLFFKSRDPNEIIRNITALAEKARKESLVALEKVPIEDDYLKKGILLVADGSSEALVRSVMEIELDFMKQRHRQGQGVFKGMGMMAPAFGMIGTLIGLVNMLQNLDDPSSIGPAMAVALLTTFYGAVLANVVFIPIAKKLEERSEEDSLFMQIMIEGVASVQKGEHPSVVKDKLQAFLAPALREG
- a CDS encoding FapA family protein; translation: MTYYLKHYFDPDFDHTKLAPMEMEDGSVDHYELSYVQNVNSGDLLAEVVELDDSSRDAVDSRFVQEDMSVPAGRGTGTKTAEPGKLYAARDGFVFYEEGLISVRQTLNVRKDVDFSTGNIDFVANLNVFGMVNTGFSLKARNIDIEGHVQGARVHALETLSCRSGVKGGGEAFLESGSDMKLAFCEYATVKAGGNVMVRGALLHSKVFAGDKLVVGSRMIGCEVYARDYVYVGEQLGGGMGAEMSVTLGYHPGLLYADMELDRRLESELQAVQHAETQVARGGYFATEFRPILEEARAELQKIRKRKRRLWATINRTEHIHKCRVLVPGKVKPGAEISIGSAYLKVDDEYEDVVFYFDEDEVKVAPSSKVK
- a CDS encoding flagellar protein FlaG; this encodes MNIPEIKTDVKPAVRADENTVVRTDGKSVSPRSGVQENYVVDKIEKTNGEQKQQARLNKKTATDVAKQAESELASQNLKLKFNVIEENNTIQVEVRDADDKVIKKIPADDIVKLTKSIREHFPGSFVDKTF